The following coding sequences are from one Dehalococcoidales bacterium window:
- a CDS encoding methyltransferase domain-containing protein, whose protein sequence is MGWLIVIKEGEIVRGLIELDYTKPVDIWDPVGMRTSIDIADGVDIQILESVPDGLKVADKVLKLPSEDSVTYSKSYAPSKAKNVPAKVNLITTVGVKCGIATYSKFLGEAVRKKFPVAIHRNVMDANSSGIIHVQHEFGIFPHVDELLTRQLETCYGIVTWHTVFRDPGPQLGVYQAIDAIYDGHIVHSVLAKKWLSRYVSKPIYVIPHGSSEIQPISQAAARRILGISPDGPLVFMFGFAADSKGFAEVAEVAGRAPNFEFYISGAVHGVVEEHSEDSRAKLLAAAPDNVMLLGRYLTEEEIDTWACAADIFLFNYNTPPGISSASGALHRILWAGRPVICTSDNRMSDLEDGSQCLKYEHFDYDEMLRLLRLVASDKQLAVQLGQAAKAFAQKTSWDAVAQLHLDAYGAIMGQVYGPAYYDEEYFVGSGGGKVHTPDQDNGRWSYYNTTGEWLGAEDVMLAIRDVLTPDRVLDVGCGRGTFVGWGSKLGMAIRGIDFSPWAVQHPYPGATGLVEYGNAVDIPYPSKSVDLVLAFDLLEHIYEDELATVIGELERVSSKYVMYNIAVCEAGQEYSLRKDQLPDKEQMVTAVPGHVHMETQEYWERVLTASGGKLRYDLVERFRGMVPPEVLGNWKCIIVVEHAKGD, encoded by the coding sequence TTGGGATGGTTGATTGTCATAAAAGAGGGAGAGATCGTACGCGGGCTCATAGAGCTGGACTATACAAAACCGGTAGACATCTGGGATCCAGTTGGAATGCGTACCTCAATCGACATCGCGGACGGGGTTGACATACAGATATTAGAGTCGGTGCCCGATGGACTTAAAGTAGCCGACAAAGTACTCAAGTTGCCATCCGAAGATTCGGTGACGTACTCAAAGTCGTATGCGCCATCAAAAGCGAAGAATGTACCTGCTAAGGTGAACCTAATAACAACGGTTGGGGTCAAATGCGGTATCGCTACCTATAGCAAGTTCTTGGGAGAGGCTGTGCGTAAGAAGTTCCCCGTTGCAATACACAGGAACGTCATGGATGCCAACAGCTCCGGTATTATACATGTCCAGCACGAGTTCGGGATCTTCCCCCATGTCGATGAGCTGCTAACAAGGCAGCTGGAGACCTGTTACGGGATCGTGACATGGCATACTGTCTTCCGGGACCCCGGTCCGCAGCTTGGGGTATACCAGGCTATAGATGCAATTTACGATGGGCACATAGTGCATAGCGTCCTAGCCAAGAAGTGGTTATCACGATACGTCAGCAAGCCCATATACGTCATCCCGCATGGCAGCAGTGAGATCCAGCCAATATCGCAAGCAGCGGCAAGACGTATATTAGGCATATCACCTGATGGTCCGCTCGTGTTCATGTTCGGCTTTGCGGCTGACTCAAAAGGGTTCGCCGAGGTAGCCGAAGTGGCCGGCAGAGCACCGAACTTTGAATTCTATATATCCGGTGCAGTACACGGTGTCGTCGAAGAGCACAGCGAAGATTCAAGAGCTAAGTTGCTAGCGGCGGCACCGGACAATGTGATGCTTTTAGGTAGATACTTGACGGAGGAGGAGATCGACACGTGGGCCTGCGCTGCCGATATATTCCTGTTTAACTATAACACACCGCCGGGTATATCGTCTGCTTCCGGGGCGCTGCACCGTATACTTTGGGCAGGCAGGCCTGTTATTTGCACAAGCGATAATAGGATGTCTGACCTCGAAGATGGGTCGCAATGCTTGAAGTACGAACATTTCGATTATGATGAGATGCTCCGGCTTCTACGGTTAGTAGCATCTGACAAGCAGCTGGCCGTCCAACTGGGTCAGGCGGCCAAGGCGTTTGCCCAGAAGACAAGCTGGGATGCGGTAGCGCAGCTGCACTTGGATGCTTACGGAGCTATCATGGGGCAGGTGTACGGTCCGGCCTACTATGACGAAGAGTACTTCGTCGGCTCTGGTGGCGGGAAGGTGCATACACCCGATCAGGATAACGGACGATGGTCCTACTATAACACCACCGGAGAATGGTTGGGAGCGGAGGACGTCATGCTGGCTATCAGGGACGTGCTAACCCCTGATAGAGTGCTCGACGTCGGTTGCGGGCGGGGGACGTTCGTAGGATGGGGCTCCAAGCTAGGAATGGCTATCCGAGGTATAGACTTCAGTCCGTGGGCGGTGCAGCACCCCTACCCAGGCGCTACTGGATTGGTAGAATACGGAAACGCGGTAGACATACCATACCCCAGTAAGTCCGTTGACTTAGTATTAGCGTTTGACCTGCTAGAGCATATTTACGAAGACGAGCTGGCTACCGTGATCGGTGAGCTGGAGCGTGTTAGCAGTAAATACGTAATGTACAACATCGCCGTGTGTGAAGCAGGCCAGGAATACTCATTACGGAAAGATCAACTACCAGACAAGGAGCAGATGGTCACCGCGGTACCCGGGCACGTACACATGGAGACCCAAGAGTACTGGGAACGGGTACTGACCGCTTCTGGCGGTAAGTTACGGTATGACTTAGTCGAGCGGTTCCGGGGAATGGTGCCACCGGAAGTGCTAGGTAATTGGAAGTGCATCATCGTGGTGGAGCATGCGAAAGGAGACTAA